Proteins encoded in a region of the Gammaproteobacteria bacterium genome:
- a CDS encoding DUF1501 domain-containing protein yields the protein MTSRNLLNQAIKRRDLLKKGLAGLSVAGLSGNILAPSVLGRAAEAAAAAPRNDRILVILELSGGNDGLNTVVPYGDDAYYRQRPNIGLAKQNLRLLDDHFGLNPGMAGFERLYKEGDLAIIHGCGYDNPSYSHFTSMAYWHTAAPNSGEEYGWVGRLADSMAPDAPPNYLVNVAARQSLAVRSEHHVPVVFDQPESFMRDAFFEEQDTLAMVRDSGNIDNPSRRFLLDIARSANDASALVRQAWSNYRSPVDYGINGLDLPKVVSLIDAGMPTRLYYVSYRNNAFDTHVFQNALHQRLLTYTSDAIAAFIQDLERIGRADDVTLMVFSEFGRRVPENVSLGTDHGAANNMFVVGKPVKGGHYGELPSLTALTEGDNLAHTTDFRRVYQTMIEGWLGHQAPEDFLNGSFESFDLFG from the coding sequence ATGACAAGTCGAAACCTGCTTAATCAGGCAATCAAACGGCGTGACCTGCTCAAGAAAGGCCTGGCCGGGCTCAGTGTAGCCGGCCTGAGTGGCAACATTCTGGCGCCCTCAGTCCTGGGCAGGGCGGCGGAGGCTGCAGCGGCCGCACCTCGTAATGATAGAATTCTGGTGATCCTGGAGTTGTCGGGTGGCAACGATGGGCTGAATACCGTGGTGCCTTACGGTGACGATGCCTATTACCGCCAGCGGCCGAACATTGGCCTGGCAAAACAGAACCTGCGGCTTCTCGACGATCATTTCGGCCTGAATCCGGGCATGGCCGGCTTCGAACGCCTCTATAAAGAAGGAGACCTGGCGATCATCCACGGCTGTGGTTATGACAACCCCTCTTATTCCCACTTCACCTCAATGGCATACTGGCACACAGCGGCCCCGAACAGCGGCGAGGAATACGGCTGGGTAGGACGACTGGCTGACTCCATGGCACCGGACGCACCCCCCAACTACCTGGTCAATGTGGCCGCAAGACAATCCCTGGCTGTCCGCAGTGAACACCACGTACCCGTCGTCTTCGATCAACCGGAAAGTTTCATGCGGGATGCTTTTTTCGAAGAACAAGACACGCTCGCCATGGTTCGCGACAGCGGCAATATCGACAACCCGTCACGACGATTCCTGCTGGACATCGCACGCAGCGCCAATGATGCTTCGGCCCTGGTACGCCAGGCGTGGTCAAACTACCGCTCTCCGGTGGACTACGGTATCAACGGGCTGGACCTGCCGAAAGTGGTCTCGCTGATTGATGCAGGCATGCCTACCAGGCTTTACTACGTGTCCTATCGCAACAACGCCTTTGATACGCACGTCTTTCAGAACGCCCTGCATCAGCGATTGCTCACTTACACTTCGGATGCCATTGCCGCCTTCATCCAGGACCTGGAGCGTATCGGCCGGGCCGACGATGTCACGCTGATGGTTTTTTCCGAGTTCGGCCGCCGAGTGCCCGAGAATGTCAGCCTGGGCACCGACCACGGCGCTGCCAACAACATGTTTGTGGTCGGCAAACCGGTGAAAGGCGGTCACTATGGCGAATTACCGAGCCTCACCGCGCTGACCGAGGGCGACAATCTCGCACACACCACCGATTTCCGTCGCGTCTATCAGACCATGATAGAAGGCTGGCTTGGTCATCAGGCGCCAGAAGATTTCTTAAATGGTAGCTTTGAATCTTTTGATCTTTTTGGTTGA
- a CDS encoding universal stress protein: MSTIKHILVPTDGSEGALKAASFAGDLARSLDARVSLLLVQSDDLLVASAWGASGFPAGPPQGTMSVEEVRNMLEKRVREKELPDTVKALGKLNAAPELATTWGQAAEEISRFATENYVDLVVIGSHGRSGIRKAILGSVSHAVANHAPCPVTIVR; encoded by the coding sequence ATGTCGACCATTAAACACATTCTGGTACCCACCGATGGCTCAGAGGGGGCCCTCAAAGCGGCCTCGTTCGCCGGTGACCTGGCGCGTTCACTGGACGCCCGTGTCAGTCTGTTGTTGGTGCAGAGCGACGATCTGCTCGTCGCCAGTGCCTGGGGAGCAAGCGGCTTTCCGGCGGGCCCTCCGCAGGGAACCATGTCGGTGGAGGAAGTCCGCAATATGCTCGAAAAAAGAGTTCGTGAGAAAGAGCTGCCCGATACGGTAAAAGCACTGGGCAAACTGAATGCGGCGCCAGAGCTGGCCACCACCTGGGGTCAGGCAGCGGAAGAGATCTCCCGTTTCGCTACCGAAAACTATGTCGACCTGGTTGTCATCGGCTCCCACGGCCGCTCAGGTATCAGGAAAGCGATACTGGGCAGTGTCAGCCACGCGGTCGCCAACCACGCACCGTGTCCGGTCACCATTGTGAGGTAA